The Helianthus annuus cultivar XRQ/B chromosome 16, HanXRQr2.0-SUNRISE, whole genome shotgun sequence genome includes a window with the following:
- the LOC110917664 gene encoding caffeoyl-CoA O-methyltransferase 5: MAVNGETKPKSTLGEPVCLLQSDALLQYILETSVHPREPDSLKALREVTATHPWSTMSTSAHAGQFLNMLLKLVNAKNTMEIGVFTGYSLLATALALPDDGKILAIDTDRVTYEMGLPIIEKAGVAHKIEFREDLAMPILDQMIADKKYHGTFDFIFVDADKDNYINYHKRIIDLVKVGGLIGYDNTLWLGSVVAPPDAPMKPHVQYYKDFVLEFNKALAVDSRIEICMLPLGDGMTLCRRIN; the protein is encoded by the exons ATGGCAGTCAATGGAGAGACTAAACCCAAGTCAACTCTTGGAGAGCCAGTGTGTCTTTTGCAGAGTGACGCCCTCTTACAG TATATTCTTGAAACCAGTGTGCATCCAAGGGAACCGGATTCACTAAAGGCGCTTAGAGAGGTCACCGCGACACATCCATG GAGTACTATGTCAACATCAGCCCATGCAGGACAGTTTTTGAACATGTTACTGAAACTAGTGAATGCTAAGAACACTATGGAGATCGGTGTTTTCACCGGTTACTCTCTACTTGCTACCGCCCTTGCTCTTCCCGATGATGGGAAG ATTTTAGCCATTGATACAGACCGTGTAACCTATGAAATGGGACTTCCCATCATAGAGAAGGCTGGAGTCGCCCACAAAATCGAGTTTAGAGAAGATCTCGCGATGCCTATTCTTGATCAGATGATTGCCGAT AAAAAATATCATGGGACATTTGATTTCATATTTGTTGATGCTGACAAGGACAACTACATCAACTACCACAAACGCATAATAGATTTGGTTAAGGTAGGTGGGTTGATTGGTTACGATAACACCTTGTGGCTTGGTTCTGTGGTCGCCCCACCAGATGCACCAATGAAACCGCATGTTCAATATTACAAAGATTTCGTATTAGAGTTCAACAAAGCCTTAGCGGTTGATTCAAGGATTGAAATATGTATGCTTCCCCTTGGTGATGGAATGACGCTTTGTCGTCGGATCAACTGA